In Romboutsia lituseburensis, a genomic segment contains:
- a CDS encoding biotin--[acetyl-CoA-carboxylase] ligase, which translates to MRDKIIETILNNQDEFISGEELSKQLGISRAAVWKHIKVLKEQGYNIESVNKKGYRLVKKPDDLLTYNNICHELDTNFMGRKIEHFDTIGSTNDYAKSIASESLDGTIIISEEQTKGKGRLGRQWHSKSSEGIWMSAILKPNISPYKAPFITLIAGASIVSALNKLGVSSQIKWPNDIIINNKKVAGILTELSAEIERINYIVLGIGINVKTMEFSQEISEIATSLYKENYRISRVDIVRSIIMEFERLYLDYINKGLKESTLEICRKYSAIIGKEIYILQGDSKELVRCIDINDQGNLVIKDNLDKTREIMSGEVSIRGVKGYV; encoded by the coding sequence ATGAGAGATAAAATAATTGAAACTATATTAAATAATCAAGATGAATTTATTTCAGGAGAGGAATTATCCAAGCAATTAGGTATATCTAGAGCTGCAGTATGGAAACACATAAAAGTTTTAAAAGAACAAGGTTATAATATTGAATCTGTTAATAAAAAAGGATATAGACTAGTAAAAAAACCTGATGACCTATTAACATATAATAATATTTGTCATGAGCTAGATACTAATTTTATGGGAAGAAAAATAGAACATTTTGATACTATCGGTTCTACAAATGATTATGCTAAAAGTATAGCTAGTGAATCTTTGGATGGAACTATTATAATAAGTGAAGAGCAAACTAAAGGAAAAGGAAGATTAGGTAGACAGTGGCATTCAAAATCATCAGAAGGTATATGGATGAGTGCTATACTAAAACCTAACATATCACCGTACAAAGCACCATTTATAACATTAATAGCTGGTGCAAGTATAGTTAGTGCATTAAACAAGTTAGGCGTAAGTAGTCAAATAAAATGGCCTAATGATATAATTATAAACAATAAAAAAGTAGCAGGAATATTAACTGAATTATCAGCTGAAATTGAAAGAATAAATTATATTGTGTTGGGGATTGGTATAAATGTAAAAACTATGGAGTTTTCCCAGGAAATATCGGAAATTGCCACATCTTTATATAAAGAAAATTATCGAATATCTAGAGTTGATATAGTTAGAAGTATAATAATGGAATTTGAAAGACTATACTTAGATTATATAAATAAAGGTTTGAAAGAAAGTACCTTAGAAATTTGCAGAAAATATTCAGCTATAATAGGTAAGGAAATATATATACTCCAAGGTGATTCAAAAGAATTAGTTAGATGTATTGATATAAACGATCAAGGAAATTTAGTTATAAAAGATAACTTGGATAAAACAAGAGAAATAATGTCAGGAGAAGTTTCTATAAGGGGTGTTAAAGGTTATGTATAA
- a CDS encoding P1 family peptidase, whose amino-acid sequence MYNNILDVKGLKVGQVEDLDGLTGCTVVICEEGAVCGVDVRGAAPGTRETDLLDPINMIQKVHAVVLSGGSAFGLESTCGVSKYLEEKNIGFDVGVTKVPIVVGAVLFDLVVGDPKCRPNIEMGYKACELANNTELKQGNYGAGCGATVGKIRGPQYAMKGGIGSYSVKLPNGLVVSALIAVNALGDVYENGKIIAGVLDDSKTKVLNTYEIMKNGVTKGGFNIDNTTIGIVATNAKLTKAECKKVSQVAHNGYAKTIFPIHTPHDGDTIFTMATGEIETDMTLLSSIATEVVEKSVINAIKNANSVKNIPAYKDIICE is encoded by the coding sequence ATGTATAATAACATATTAGACGTAAAAGGCCTAAAAGTAGGGCAAGTAGAAGATTTAGATGGTCTTACAGGTTGTACAGTTGTAATTTGTGAAGAAGGTGCTGTATGTGGAGTAGATGTAAGGGGTGCTGCACCAGGTACTAGAGAAACTGACTTGTTAGATCCTATAAATATGATTCAAAAAGTGCATGCAGTTGTATTATCTGGAGGATCTGCATTTGGCTTAGAATCTACTTGTGGTGTCAGCAAGTACTTAGAGGAAAAAAATATAGGATTTGATGTAGGGGTAACAAAGGTACCTATAGTAGTAGGAGCAGTTTTATTTGATTTAGTAGTTGGAGATCCAAAATGTAGACCTAATATAGAGATGGGTTATAAAGCATGTGAATTAGCGAATAATACAGAACTAAAACAAGGTAATTATGGAGCAGGTTGCGGTGCTACGGTAGGTAAAATAAGAGGGCCTCAATATGCTATGAAGGGTGGTATAGGGAGCTACTCAGTTAAATTACCTAATGGACTCGTGGTTTCTGCTCTTATAGCAGTTAATGCTTTAGGAGATGTATATGAAAATGGAAAAATAATAGCTGGTGTATTAGATGATTCTAAAACTAAAGTATTAAATACATATGAAATTATGAAAAATGGTGTTACTAAAGGTGGCTTTAATATAGACAATACTACTATAGGGATAGTAGCTACTAATGCTAAACTTACTAAAGCTGAGTGTAAAAAAGTTTCTCAAGTAGCTCATAATGGATATGCAAAAACTATATTTCCTATACATACACCACACGATGGTGACACTATATTTACTATGGCAACAGGTGAAATTGAGACAGATATGACTTTATTAAGCTCTATAGCTACAGAAGTTGTAGAGAAGAGTGTAATAAATGCTATAAAAAATGCTAATTCTGTAAAAAATATACCTGCATATAAAGATATAATCTGTGAATAA